GGCGTGCCTGCTGGCGGCGCAGGGACCTTGCGGGCATCGGCAGCGGAGGGCAGGGGCCTTCCCGGCGTGTCCCTGGGTTCCTAGAAACGGTTCAGGATGAGCGTGTCCAGGGACAGCTTGGGCACATAGTGCACCTGTTCGGCATCACGCCAGTAGCCCAGGGCGCCGCTTTCGGGCACGTCGGCCACGCGGCGCACTTCCCTGGCCACGCCAAGGCCCAGGACCAGCGTGGGGCGCAGGTCGTCGGGCAGCCGGACCAGTTCGCGCACGCCGTCATGGTCGAACGAGGCGATCATGCAGCAGCCCCAGTCACGGCTGGAGGCGGCCAGGTTGATGGTCTGGGCCGCGATGCCGGTATCCAGCCAGACCAGGTCGCCCGCGCTCTTGGGCATGCTCATGACGATGAAGCCCGTGGGGCGCTCGCCGGGGAAGGGGCCGCCCCAGTCCTTGAGGGCCGCGGCCCATTTGGTCATGCCGAACAGGCGCCGGCAGGTCTCGCCGGGGCCCACGAGGCTGTAACGCAGCTGCTGGGCGTTACGGGCGCAGGGGGTAAGGCGGGCGCAGTCCACCAGCCATTCCAGATCCGCCATCTGCAGCGGACGTTCTTCCTCGAAACGGCGGCAGGTACGGGCCTGCTCCACCAGCGTCCTGAAGTCGGTCATGGGCTTCTCCTGAACGGCAGATCTTCTGTCTGCCGGTTGCGGTGAGCGATGTTGTTCCGGTGCGTCTTGCGCCCCGCGCGCAGGCGGGGAAGACTCCTTATGCGGGCTGGCATTGTCAGCTTTTGGGTTGCGCCCCGCGCGCAGGCGGGGAAGACAGGTCTTCCCCCGCCATGACAACACGGATGCCCGGCCTTTTTCAAGCGGAGATTTGGGGACGGACAGCGCGGGAAGCGGCAGAAAAAAAGAGGAGGACATCCGTCCCCCCCTGGAAAAAGGCGCCTGCCGCCGTGCCGTTCTAACGGTGCTGGCTCGTGTGGTCGAAGGCCAGGGCATAGAGATGGTGGAAAAAGTCCACATACTCCACATGCACATGGTCCGGGGTCTTGATGCGCGCCGGGGCAAAATTGAGGATGGAGGTGATGCCCGCGTCCATCAGGTGCTGGGCCGCGCGCTGGGCGCGCTCGGGCGGCGTGGTGATGATGCCGATCTCGATGTTCTGCTCGGCCACCATGGCCTTGAGGTCCTTGGTGCAGTGCACTTCCAGCCCGTGGACGATCTCGCCTATCTTGAAGGGGTCGCAGTCGAAGATGCCCACGATGTTGAAGCCGCGGGCGCGGAATTCACCGTGGTTCAGGATGGCCTTGCCCAGGTTGCCGACGCCCACGAGCGCCATGCGCCATTCGCGGTCGACCCCCAGGGAGGAGGTGATGGCCGCAATGAGGGAGGTGATGTGATAGCCCACGCCGCGGATGCCGAATTCGCCGAAGTAGGCCAGGTCCTTGCGGACCTGGGAGCCGTTGACCCCGCAGGCCTCGGCCAGGGGGTTGGAGGAGATGACTTCAACGCCGTCGCGCGCAAAATTTTCCAGCACCTGCACATAGGTGGCCAGGCGCTGGATGGTGGCGCGGGGGATATGTTTGCTTTTGGGTTCCGTGGGCATAATAGCTACCTGCTCAAGCTTGTGATGCTTTTGTGAAATTTAGTCTTTTCAACTTAATGGAAAAAAAAGGAATCCGCAAGCACCGGAAATGCAGCCCGTGTTTCTTCCATCTCCAGGCGGGCGAAATGATAAGCCAATATAATCAGTCTGCTGGCAGTGTGAATGGGGAAAGGGAAAAAAGTCCGGTCCCAGAAAATATTTTGGCGGAGGCGGTCACGGGCCGCGGGCCCCCGGCGGCGGCCGGCGGACGGCGAAAAAAAAGGCACTTTGTTACATTACGCAACAATTGCGTGAAGGAGCGGACAACCACGCCTGCGCCGGGACAAAAAAAGGGGGGACCGAAGTCCCCCCGTTGCAGCATTACTGCCTGGACGGCCTACGCATAGGGGTTGGCGTACAGCAGGATGAAGCTGATGACCAGGGCGTAAATGGCCAGGGATTCGATGAAGGCGAAGGCCAGGATCATGGTACCGGTCACTTTGCCGCTCACGTCGGGGTTGCGGGCGATGCCTTCGCAGGCGCCCTTCAGGCCCAGACCCATACCGATACCGCAACCGAAGGCGGCGATGCCGATGCCGAGAGCGGCGGCCAGGCAGGTGTAACCCAGGGAAGCGGAATCAAGCTGGTTGGCGGCGAAAGCCATGGAAGCCATACCCAGCAGGGCCACGGTGTTCAGGGCGATCATCAGAAGTTTGCGCATGTGACACTCCTTCAACAGTTTGTATAAGTTGGGTCGTTTCCGACCATTCCCCACAGATTCGGGGCTGCCGCAGGGGCAGCGGGCTGATTAATGTTCCGGGGCCTCGATGGCGCCCTTGATGTAGAACATGGTCAGCATGAAGAACACGAAGGCCTGCATGGTCTTGCCCAGCAGGAACAGGGCATAGATCGGGATGGTGCCCAGGATGGGAGCCATGACGAAGAAGAGCACCATGACGATTTCTTCACCGCGGATGTTGCCGAAAAGACGGAGGGAAAGAGAGACGGGGCGCGACAGGTGCGACACGATCTCCAGGGGGAACATCAGCGGGATGAGGAACTTGGAGGGCCCGGTGAAGTGGTGCACATAGTGCGCCTTCCAGCGGATGATGCCCAGGGCGTTGTAGAACACGAGCACGAACAGGGCCATGCTCACGGTGGTGTTCAGGTTGGCCGTGGGGGCGTCGAAGCCGGGGATCAGGCCCAGCAGGTTCATGCCGAAGATGTAGATGAACATGCCGGCCAGCAGGGGCACGAAGCGGCGGCCGGCCTCGCCCATCGTGTTGCAGATGAAGTTCTCGATGGTATCGATGAGGGCTTCAAAGAA
This is a stretch of genomic DNA from Desulfovibrio piger. It encodes these proteins:
- a CDS encoding nitroreductase family protein codes for the protein MTDFRTLVEQARTCRRFEEERPLQMADLEWLVDCARLTPCARNAQQLRYSLVGPGETCRRLFGMTKWAAALKDWGGPFPGERPTGFIVMSMPKSAGDLVWLDTGIAAQTINLAASSRDWGCCMIASFDHDGVRELVRLPDDLRPTLVLGLGVAREVRRVADVPESGALGYWRDAEQVHYVPKLSLDTLILNRF
- a CDS encoding redox-sensing transcriptional repressor Rex, with the protein product MPTEPKSKHIPRATIQRLATYVQVLENFARDGVEVISSNPLAEACGVNGSQVRKDLAYFGEFGIRGVGYHITSLIAAITSSLGVDREWRMALVGVGNLGKAILNHGEFRARGFNIVGIFDCDPFKIGEIVHGLEVHCTKDLKAMVAEQNIEIGIITTPPERAQRAAQHLMDAGITSILNFAPARIKTPDHVHVEYVDFFHHLYALAFDHTSQHR
- the atpE gene encoding ATP synthase F0 subunit C, with the translated sequence MRKLLMIALNTVALLGMASMAFAANQLDSASLGYTCLAAALGIGIAAFGCGIGMGLGLKGACEGIARNPDVSGKVTGTMILAFAFIESLAIYALVISFILLYANPYA
- the atpB gene encoding F0F1 ATP synthase subunit A, giving the protein MAGGLPHPVLLSTFCNMDQITIGGQVVEFKHVFYSWVCMAVLFVVAYLVRRRLTLVPGGMQNFFEALIDTIENFICNTMGEAGRRFVPLLAGMFIYIFGMNLLGLIPGFDAPTANLNTTVSMALFVLVFYNALGIIRWKAHYVHHFTGPSKFLIPLMFPLEIVSHLSRPVSLSLRLFGNIRGEEIVMVLFFVMAPILGTIPIYALFLLGKTMQAFVFFMLTMFYIKGAIEAPEH